One Vanacampus margaritifer isolate UIUO_Vmar chromosome 20, RoL_Vmar_1.0, whole genome shotgun sequence DNA window includes the following coding sequences:
- the LOC144040078 gene encoding uncharacterized protein LOC144040078 has product MEETGKGKRQPRVCACLCVHTSQLCVASGCVSQPLSRSGSALRNTLGWRVGASTCVCGTSQGGTLRTDGLAEEDQEHVFGSVGSRHPVLPRRLGYAMLAQRNGLPAGRKPVPLRDLADLRDADSEGCCSLSAIPSSGSCPWARLAGADGCLSEPYCLWFQLLARAYWGELELGLKSSTRGVSWARLREASRKNCVRSRVSRTRTRTRF; this is encoded by the coding sequence ATGGAGGAGACGGGAAAAGGAAAGAGGCAGcctcgtgtgtgtgcgtgcttgtgtgtgcatACCTCCCAGTTGTGTGTGGCCAGTGGGTGCGTCAGTCAGCCGCTCAGTCGCTCGGGCTCGGCTCTGCGCAACACACTCGGCTGGCGAGTGGGAGCGTCAACGTGCGTCTGCGGGACGTCCCAAGGAGGGACCCTGAGGACGGATGGACTAGCTGAAGAGGACCAAGAGCACGTTTTTGGATCCGTTGGATCCCGTCATCCGGTTCTACCGCGCCGACTTGGCTATGCCATGCTGGCCCAGAGGAACGGACTTCCCGCGGGCCGCAAGCCGGTTCCCCTCCGGGACCTGGCCGACTTGAGGGACGCCGACTCGGAGGGCTGCTGCTCCCTGTCGGCGATCCCCTCGTCCGGAAGTTGTCCCTGGGCTCGGCTGGCCGGGGCCGACGGCTGCTTGTCGGAGCCGTACTGTCTGTGGTTCCAGCTTTTAGCACGAGCCTACTGGGGCGAATTAGAATTGGGGCTGAAGAGTTCCACCCGCGGCGTCTCCTGGGCTCGTCTGCGGGAAGCCTCCCGAAAGAACTGCGTGCGATCGCGGGTAAGCCGCACAAGAACGAGAACGCGTTTTTGA